Below is a genomic region from Granulicella sibirica.
TGGCGTCGAGCATCTCGGGGTGAAGGTTGGAGGGATCGCCGGTGCTGGCGTCGAAGTCTGCGGGGAAGCCGTTATCGGAGCCCTCGTAGGCGGTGTGCTGGATGGGGCATCCGCTGGCGTAGCGTCCGACGATCTTGGCTCCGAAGACCTCGGGCGGCATCGAGAGGGCGGTCGCGTTGGCATTGACGCTCTTGATGAAGCCGGCGACGTCCTGGCGGAGCTTGCGGAAGACGAGATAGGAGCCGTTGCGGGTCCAAGCGGGGCCGCTGGCGCTGATGGGTCCCTGAGCGGGGTTGGGGCCGTCGAACGATGGGTCGGGGCGGGTAGGAACCTGGGTGGGGTAGCCGAGGACGAACTCGCCGGGCCAGAGGAGGTCCTGTCCGGGGACGCCCTGGTGGCCGGAGTTCGGGCCGGGGTTGGTGTCGGCGGAGGCGGTGAAGCCCTTGATGCCGGGCTGGGAGACGCCATCCTTGAAGCCGAAGTGCTCGTGGCCGGTGAGTGGGGCGGGGAGGGTCTCGCCAAGCTGGTCGTAGAGGAGCGAGAGGCCGCTGGTGGGGAGGCCGTCCATGACGTTGAGGGTGGCGGCGGTAAGGTCGGTGGCGTCGTCTGCGGCGAGGTGCAGGACGAGATGGAGTTGCTCAGGCTGCTGGAAGGGTGCCTGCCAGTGGTTGGGGTCGCTGTGGTGGAGGTCGCCGATGACGGACTTGCGAGCGGCCATGCCCTGCTTGAACTCGCCGGGGAAGGAACTGATGCCGGAGGCGTTCAGGGCTTTGAGGCCGGCAAAGGTGAAGGCGATGTTGATCCAGGAGGCCTTGGGCATGTTGACTTCGCCGCGATTGCGACGGCGCGCGGCGCGGAAATCGTTGTTGAAGGCGGCGACGTCCGTAGATTTCGAGATCTGCGGGACAAGGGCGCGGAGCCATGCCTTCGCGGTATCGACGTGATCGATGCGGAGGAAGAGGAAGCGTTGATGATCCTTGTTGAAGCCGGCGAGAATGTTGCCTTGAATCTCGTCAAGATCGATCGCGATGGGATCGATGGGATTCTGAACGGTGGGCATGAAGATGCCTTTCGACTGCAAGATGCGAGCCAAGGGACTTACGCGGAGTGCGCGTGGGCACTCGATCTTTCATTGCAGGGATGGTGATGGGAAGGGCTTGAGCGTTTCAGGGTGATGCAGATTTTTTTGAGGGGAGTGTCTCAGCGGCTACGCGCGAGGACGAGGGCGGTCATGTCCTCGGGCTGCGCGTTCTTGCTGAAGAGCCGCTTGGTCCAGGACAGGGCTTCGAAGGCGCGGGCTTTCTCGAGGACGGTTTGGCAGATAGTTGCGGCCGACGACTCCCCGGAGTCTTTGAGGATTTCAATGACGCGCTCGTCGCCGAACTCGGTGCCGTGGTGCATGGTCTGGGTGACGCCCTTGGTCACGATGAGGAGTTTCGCGCCGGGCTCAAGGGCCTGGATGGAGGGCTCGTAGGTAAGGTGGGTGAAGAGGCCGAGGGGCATGGCGACGTTGGGCAGGAGGCGCGTTCCTTCACTGTCGCGGAGAGCGGCGGTCTGGCCGCCGGCGTTGATGTAGGCGAGCAGGCCCAGGTCGAGGTCGTAGCAGCCGATGAAGGTGGGGGCGAAGTGGATCTGCTTACCGGCTGCGGTGAGGGCGAGGTTGAGGGACTGGACGAGGAGGGCGCTGCCGTCCATCAGGTTGGCGTCGGGTGCGCCGAAGAACTCGGTTGCTTTTGCGTGGAACGCGGCTTGCGTTTCGGCGGCGATGGGGTCGGTTTGCTGGCGGGTTCCGGCGATATCGGTGAGGAGGAAGGCTATGCGTTGGCCGATTCGGATGGCGTCAAAGAAATCACCGCCGCTGCTGTCGGCTTGATGCTGCGCGTGGAGGTCGATGCCTTCTACCGTGGGAAGAGTTACGGGCGCTGGTGTCTTGGTCGAGGCACCAGCACCGGATTCGCCGACATGCATCAGAGGCTCCAAAGTGCGTACGCAAGATGAGCCTTCACCTTACAAGGCGGCTTGTTTGAACGCCAGTGAATTGCGGGCTAAACGGCTAACTCCGCGCGGATGGCCTGGGCGATGGCTTCGGCGTGGTGGCGCATGAGCGGCTCGGATTCGGCTTCGATCATGACGCGGGCGAGGGCTTCGGTGCCGGAGTAGCGGATGACGACGCGGCCGGTGTCGGCGAGGGCCTGCTCGGCTTCGGCGATGGCGGCTACCACGGTCGGGATGAGTTCGAGCGGCTTCTTCTCGCGGACCTTCACGTTGATGATGACCTGGGGGAAGACCTTGAGGTCGGTGAGGAGTGCGGCGAGGGATTTGTTGGCTCGGTGGAGGATGTCGAGGAGAAGGAGGGCGGTGAGGAGGCCGTCGCCGGTGGTGGATTTGCCGGAGAAGATGATGTGTCCGGATTGTTCGCCGCCGAGGGAGGCTCCGGTGGAGAGCATTTGTTCGAGGACGTACTTGTCGCCTACGGGAGCGCGGAGCATGCGGATCTGCGAGCGCTTGAGGGCGGCTTCGAGGCCCATGTTCGACATGGTGGTGGCGACTACGGTCGAGTTCGAGAGGAGGCTGCGGGCCTGGAGGTCGCGGGCGGCGAGGAGGAGGACGGCGTCTCCGTTGACGACGTTGCCGTGCTCGTCGGCGAAGAGGGCTCGGTCGGCGTCGCCGTCGAAGGTGATGCCCATCGAGGCTTTTTGGGCGACGACTTCGGCGGCTACGATGTCGGGATGGAGGGCTCCGCAGTGCTCGTTGATGTTGCGGCCGGTGGGGCTGGCGTGGGTGATGATGACCTCACCGCCGAGGCCGGCGAAGAGCTGGGGGGCTACGGCGCTGGCGGCTCCGTTGGCGCAGTCAACGACGATGCGCTTGTTGTCGAGCGAGAGGCCGGGGACGAGGGATAAGAGGAACTGGACGTACTCGGCGCGGTCGGCTTCATTCACCGGGGGTGGGTTCGAGGGCTCGGGGGTCTGGGGGGCGAGGGCCAGTTGCTTGAAGATCTCTTCTTCGATCTTGAGTTCGGTGGCGTCGGGGAGCTTGTAGCCGTCGGGGCCGAAGAGCTTGATGCCGTTGTCTTCCCAGGGATTGTGGGAGGCGGAGATGACGATGCCTGCCGAAAAGCCGTGGGTGTGGGTGAGGAAGGCGACGGCGGGGGTGGTGATGACGCCGGCGCTCTCGACGGTTGCGCCTCCCAAGGTAAGGCCGCTGGTGAGGGTCGCGGCGATCCAGTCGCTGGACTCGCGGGTGTCCTGGCCCATGAGGATGCGGGGATTGGGGCCTAAGGAGTTGGCGAGGGCGAGGCCGATGGCGTGGACGGTGGCAGGATCGAGCGGGGGCTGGCCGGCGACGGCGCGGATGCCGTCGGTGCCGAAGAGTTTCTTCATCTGGGGAGGATCTCCGTGACGGTCGCGCTGATGCTTCCGGTGGCGAGACGGGCGCGGATCGGTTGGCCGGTTTCTGTATCGTGCGCGTTACGCAGGAGCTTGCCTTCTGGCGAGTATACGAGGGCGTAGCCGCGGTTGAGAACGGCGAGAGGCGAGAGGGCTTGGAGGCGGGCTTCTGCTCTTGTGAGGCGGTTCTGGCGGGTGGTGATGAGCTGCGTCGAGATACGGGTGAGGCGGGCGTTGGCGGCGGCGAGACGTCTCTGGGCTTCGGCGAGGCGGAGGCGGATGTCCTGGCGGTGGAGACGGGATTCGAGGGCGGCGAGGCGCTGGTGTTGCTGGCGGAGGCGGCGGGCGGAGGCGGATTCAAGGCGGAAGCGGAGGTCGTCGATGCGCTGATCGCGGCGGGAGACGGCGTCGCGGAGGCGGTTGAGGACGGACTCGGCGGAGAGGCGGGCGTAGCGTTGGCGCCCGTGCATGAGGGTGTAGCGGATGGCGCGGAGGGCGCGGCGCGAGAGGGCTTCGAGGCGGTCCTCGATGCGGTGCTGGGCGGAGGTGATGATCTCGGCGGCGGCGGATGGGGTGGGGGCGCGGAGGTCGGCGACGAAGTCGGCTATGGTGAAGTCGGTTTCGTGGCCGATGGCGGAGACCACGGGAAGCGTTGAGGCGGCGATGGCGCGGGCGAGGGATTCGTCGTTGAAGCCGGCGAGGTCCTCGGCGGAGCCTCCGCCTCGTGCGATGAGGATGAGGTCGGCGCGTTCGGGATGTTTGTTGAACCAGCGGAGGCCGGCGATGACCGTTGGCGGGCAGTTCGGGCCCTGCATGGTGGCGTTGTAGATGAGGAGGTTGACCTTGCCGTGGCGGCGGCGGGCTACCGTCACGATGTCGCGGATGACGGCTCCGCTGGT
It encodes:
- the glmM gene encoding phosphoglucosamine mutase, yielding MKKLFGTDGIRAVAGQPPLDPATVHAIGLALANSLGPNPRILMGQDTRESSDWIAATLTSGLTLGGATVESAGVITTPAVAFLTHTHGFSAGIVISASHNPWEDNGIKLFGPDGYKLPDATELKIEEEIFKQLALAPQTPEPSNPPPVNEADRAEYVQFLLSLVPGLSLDNKRIVVDCANGAASAVAPQLFAGLGGEVIITHASPTGRNINEHCGALHPDIVAAEVVAQKASMGITFDGDADRALFADEHGNVVNGDAVLLLAARDLQARSLLSNSTVVATTMSNMGLEAALKRSQIRMLRAPVGDKYVLEQMLSTGASLGGEQSGHIIFSGKSTTGDGLLTALLLLDILHRANKSLAALLTDLKVFPQVIINVKVREKKPLELIPTVVAAIAEAEQALADTGRVVIRYSGTEALARVMIEAESEPLMRHHAEAIAQAIRAELAV
- a CDS encoding Dyp-type peroxidase is translated as MPTVQNPIDPIAIDLDEIQGNILAGFNKDHQRFLFLRIDHVDTAKAWLRALVPQISKSTDVAAFNNDFRAARRRNRGEVNMPKASWINIAFTFAGLKALNASGISSFPGEFKQGMAARKSVIGDLHHSDPNHWQAPFQQPEQLHLVLHLAADDATDLTAATLNVMDGLPTSGLSLLYDQLGETLPAPLTGHEHFGFKDGVSQPGIKGFTASADTNPGPNSGHQGVPGQDLLWPGEFVLGYPTQVPTRPDPSFDGPNPAQGPISASGPAWTRNGSYLVFRKLRQDVAGFIKSVNANATALSMPPEVFGAKIVGRYASGCPIQHTAYEGSDNGFPADFDASTGDPSNLHPEMLDANLINNFEYGDDLRGTGVPRSGHIRKAYPRDEQFLKADGTVDPNSDLHESFTQTHRLLRRGIPFGPAFKRPKHPGDPITDDGVDRGLLFLCYQKSISDQFEFVQKFWINDPNFPQKGDGVDPVMSQSTSGAMKCPFHSKSSTATNTVTLNHFVTTEGGEYFFQPSISALQSLAAE
- the xseA gene encoding exodeoxyribonuclease VII large subunit, producing the protein MAENQDSPPTLASLRLGLRGKRSPRPTQATLGLLFTEPTAPPPTPKPTPAPPQPIKPAAPHVWTVGALVSEVRRQVESAHTDVWVAGEISNLRPAPSGHLYFTLKDGEAQLPVVLFRRQAQLLRFRPKDGDEIRARGRISIYESRGQLQLIAETLELRGAGLLQAAFERLRDRLKADGLFDTARKRPLPAFPKCIGVITSTSGAVIRDIVTVARRRHGKVNLLIYNATMQGPNCPPTVIAGLRWFNKHPERADLILIARGGGSAEDLAGFNDESLARAIAASTLPVVSAIGHETDFTIADFVADLRAPTPSAAAEIITSAQHRIEDRLEALSRRALRAIRYTLMHGRQRYARLSAESVLNRLRDAVSRRDQRIDDLRFRLESASARRLRQQHQRLAALESRLHRQDIRLRLAEAQRRLAAANARLTRISTQLITTRQNRLTRAEARLQALSPLAVLNRGYALVYSPEGKLLRNAHDTETGQPIRARLATGSISATVTEILPR
- a CDS encoding PP2C family protein-serine/threonine phosphatase, with the protein product MHVGESGAGASTKTPAPVTLPTVEGIDLHAQHQADSSGGDFFDAIRIGQRIAFLLTDIAGTRQQTDPIAAETQAAFHAKATEFFGAPDANLMDGSALLVQSLNLALTAAGKQIHFAPTFIGCYDLDLGLLAYINAGGQTAALRDSEGTRLLPNVAMPLGLFTHLTYEPSIQALEPGAKLLIVTKGVTQTMHHGTEFGDERVIEILKDSGESSAATICQTVLEKARAFEALSWTKRLFSKNAQPEDMTALVLARSR